In Miscanthus floridulus cultivar M001 chromosome 8, ASM1932011v1, whole genome shotgun sequence, the sequence CGAGGCTTCTGTGGAGCACCAGCTTCTTCCGCCacaagatcgccgccatgctcgcctcctcctcctgcttCTTATAGACCCCACCCCTCACCGTCGTCGTCGGCAGCTAGCTAGCTCGCTAGCTTCTGTACATACGTCGACGCCATATAGATACTATTAGTCTTCATCCACTCCCGATTAAGTAATAATTCAGGCAAAGAAACTCCAAGCTTTTGCTTCGATCGATCTTGCATTGATCCATGGAGTCCGGACGGCTCATCTTCAACGCGCCCGGCTCCGGCGCCGGGCAGATGCTCTTCCTGGACTGCGGCGCAGCCGGTggtcccggcggcggcggcttgttCCATCGAGGTATTAATCCCATCCAAATCTCTTTGTTTGCATCTTCGTACATGGTGCTTCATCCTTCGATTAGATTTCGATCTTGGCTTGGAATTATTGTTGTGAACTGATTGGGGTTGCCATGTGGGAGTGATGAAGGCGGGAGACCGATGCTTGGCCTTGAAGAAGGGCGCGGCGTAAAACGGCCCTtcttcacctcgcccgacgagCTCCTCGAGGAGGAGTACTACGACGAGCAGATACCGGAGAAGAAGCGCCGCCTCACCCCGGAGCAGGTAGTCAACTGCTCCTCTTGGCACACCTATAGCTAGGCAACACGTAGATGCATGGCACGGCCTGTCGACCCTGACGCGTGCATGGGCATGGCGCGCGCACGTGCAGGTGCATCTGCTGGAGAGGAGCTTCGAGGAGGAGAACAAGCTGGAGCCGGAGCGCAAGACGGAGCTGGCGCGCAAGCTGGGCCTGCAGCCCCGCCAGGTGGCCGTCTGGTTCCAGAACCGCCGCGCCCGGTGGAAGACCAAGCAGCTCGAGCGCGACTTCGACCGCCTCAAGGCCTCCTTCGACGCTCTCCGCGCCGACCACGACGTCCTCCTCCAGGACAACCACCGCCTCCGCTCACAGGTATATCCTCTCGATCGCCCTTAATTAGCAACCGAGCAGAGCTTTCTTCCATGGCGGTCTCCAAGTACGTTACTGATGAATATTGTGGTTTCATTCAGGTGGTGTCGTTGACCGAGAAGCTGCAGGAGAAGGAGGCGACGGAGGGCGGCGCCAGTGCTGCCACCGACGCCGCGGCGTTGTTGCCGGCGGTGGACGACGTCAAGGCTTCCTTGGCCGATGAGGTCGAGGAGCCAACAGAGCCGGCGGAGGACGCGGCGGCGTTCGAGGTGCAGCAGGTGAAGTCCGAGGACAGGCTGAGCACTGGCAGCGGCGGGAGCGCTGTGGTGGACGCGGACGCGCTGTTGTACGGCGCAGGCGGCCGGTTCGCCGCGGCCGTTGATAGCAGCGTGGAGTCCTACTTCCCCGGCGGCCAGGACCACCACTACCACGACTGCGGGATGGGTCCAGTAAACCACGGCGCGGGAGGAGGGATCCAGTCGGATGACGACGGCGCCGGCAGCGACGAGGGATGCAGCTACTACGCCGAAgaagaagccgccgccgccgccgcgttctTCGCCGGACACACCCACCACCACGCGGACAACGACGAGGACGCCGGCCAGATCAGCTGGTGGATGTGGAACTAGCAGACGACAATCTTCCCGCGGGGATCGACCGTCAAATCAAATCTTGTGCCAAACAAAAAATCGTGCCGTAATTTTCTTTGCGCAACGTTGTTGTAAGTGTAAGCCTGTAATGGTGAATTATATTCCTAGCTATGGTTATGGTGAGAAAGTGTATGCATGCATGGTAGGGTAAAATTGGGTAATTAATATTGTTAATCCCAATCACTCGTGGTGTTGGCGAGAAGATCAATAGAGTTGTGGGAGAAATAAGTGCATGGAGGCAAGTCTCTTTTTATGGCACAGTGCCTATGTCAAATCAGGTGTTACCAATTGGAGCTTTAAAATTAATTTACTGTATGCATTTTCGCATGATTAAACGGTGAGTTCTGCAGAGTGAAACTGAAACTGCTACTGAATTAATGAATGTAACAGTTTCCATAAAAAATTTAATGAATGTAACAGTGCCTGAAAGTGTTATGTAAGATTGAGGTCTGTAGAAAACAAAGCAACCATGAATAGCAGTTGGCCAGtcggttggtttctgggctgataagtccggctggtactggtttgttgtaagagaaaaacaccgttgacTGGCTAATAAGCTCTGACTGAAATCAACAAGCAAACAAAGCAAACAAGTGTCTAGATGATGGACACTGAATAAAAATGTGCGCTGGTAAAAAGAAGTTTTTTCTCTCTGCTTGATCCAATCCTCTCAAAAGAGAAGTGTCTTTGGCCACCACCGCCACTCCCTCTGTGCTATCGCTCTCACCGGTGACTTTTAACTGTTTACAAGGCTGATGCATCCTCTCATGTCTCATCCTCGCATCAGGTTTGCCCAAGAACAGCGAGGCATCTTAATCCCTCGCGCTTAGTACATGCCATAAAATTGTAAACCATGCCACCAGCTTGCTACGATTAAAATAATATAAGCACATGTTGTCATGCATGGGGATTTGACATTTCTTACACATGCAAAA encodes:
- the LOC136478023 gene encoding homeobox-leucine zipper protein HOX16-like isoform X1; protein product: MESGRLIFNAPGSGAGQMLFLDCGAAGGPGGGGLFHRGGRPMLGLEEGRGVKRPFFTSPDELLEEEYYDEQIPEKKRRLTPEQVHLLERSFEEENKLEPERKTELARKLGLQPRQVAVWFQNRRARWKTKQLERDFDRLKASFDALRADHDVLLQDNHRLRSQVVSLTEKLQEKEATEGGASAATDAAALLPAVDDVKASLADEVEEPTEPAEDAAAFEVQQVKSEDRLSTGSGGSAVVDADALLYGAGGRFAAAVDSSVESYFPGGQDHHYHDCGMGPVNHGAGGGIQSDDDGAGSDEGCSYYAEEEAAAAAAFFAGHTHHHADNDEDAGQISWWMWN
- the LOC136478023 gene encoding homeobox-leucine zipper protein HOX16-like isoform X2, whose translation is MLGLEEGRGVKRPFFTSPDELLEEEYYDEQIPEKKRRLTPEQVHLLERSFEEENKLEPERKTELARKLGLQPRQVAVWFQNRRARWKTKQLERDFDRLKASFDALRADHDVLLQDNHRLRSQVVSLTEKLQEKEATEGGASAATDAAALLPAVDDVKASLADEVEEPTEPAEDAAAFEVQQVKSEDRLSTGSGGSAVVDADALLYGAGGRFAAAVDSSVESYFPGGQDHHYHDCGMGPVNHGAGGGIQSDDDGAGSDEGCSYYAEEEAAAAAAFFAGHTHHHADNDEDAGQISWWMWN